In one Drosophila pseudoobscura strain MV-25-SWS-2005 chromosome X, UCI_Dpse_MV25, whole genome shotgun sequence genomic region, the following are encoded:
- the LOC6901153 gene encoding uncharacterized protein, translated as MSSNENKILMKADLQNPEGSRNRNMQSNAEKENPLQEDDLSRLAPIEREYFMRINRKEQSTSVNQPENWRARPPLSPAEPSRNRSGTYGARGRASGAEDELFPDPFGSGPMYQEPPNFALVLTWSSYLKKRRATVYGVRAALGMSPAENMPPIENWRDRPAPQFAIDAGTAPGSNWRRHLDQNNDRRQSNSTSFNQGNRSQGHRGTPTSAAELFRGSQGQQTRARSEFQGHQQWDRERDREREREREREPRQNYGPHGQRNQWTNSGFYDPPTRNDGRNYHGRNQNQAPGNRGNPNGLNGATGGQAAHRRGEASRGLISLSGFQRTRSFGPSLNDRPPPGNGANPGRRGSS; from the exons ATGTCATCAAATGAGAATAAGATTCTGATGAAGGCCGACCTACAGAACCCAGAGGGAAGTCGCAATCGCAACATGCAGTCTAACGCTGAGAAAG AGAACCCTCTACAAGAAGATGACCTATCGCGCCTGGCGCCCATTGAGCGCGAATACTTTATGCGCATCAATCGAAAGGAGCAGTCGACTAGTGTGAACCAGCCGGAGAATTGGCGGGCCCGGCCACCGCTATCCCCAGCCGAGCCATCACGCAACAGGAGTGGCACTTATGGGGCTCGTGGTAGAGCATCTGGAGCTGAGGATGAACTATTTCCAGACCCTTTCGGGTCGGGCCCCATGTATCAGGAGCCGCCGAACTTTGCCTTGGTACTGACTTGGTCCTCCTACCTTAAGAAACGTCGTGCGACCGTTTATGGAGTACGTGCAGCATTGGGGATGTCTCCAGCTGAGAACATGCCACCAATTGAAAACTGGCGCGATCGCCCAGCACCACAATTTGCAATAGATGCAGGAACCGCTCCAGGCAGCAACTGGCGCCGACACTTAGATCAGAACAATGATCGCCGCCAGTCGAACTCGACTAGCTTCAATCAAGGCAATCGCAGCCAGGGACATCGCGGCACTCCGACTAGTGCCGCAGAACTGTTCCGTGGCAGCCAGGGGCAACAGACGCGCGCCCGGTCGGAATTCCAGGGCCACCAGCAGTGGGATCGGGAGCGGGatcgggagcgggagcgggagcgggagagggagccCCGCCAGAACTATGGGCCACATGGCCAACGCAACCAGTGGACTAACTCTGGCTTTTACGATCCACCGACACGCAACGATGGCCGCAATTACCACggccgaaaccaaaaccaagcACCGGGAAACCGAGGAAACCCAAATGGCTTGAACGGCGCCACAGGAGGGCAGGCCGCCCATCGCCGAGGAGAGGCCTCTCGGGGATTGATCTCACTGAGCGGATTCCAGCGGACTCGAAGCTTTGGCCCGTCTTTAAATGACCGTCCTCCTCCAGGCAATGGCGCCAACCCTGGACGACGCGGCTCGTCGTAA
- the LOC6901156 gene encoding uncharacterized protein: MSNLMSQQDCDKIKKRLYNRVGPHPGCSDPAMAWPKSLANCPEMAKLSIKPEPITDGHDRGQMLTIGLLLADQLAEPKKENPIWPSSAEVEKRLRSTGIYKNRLVAPPPVFAAATECAGDPGANDCRNWRATEDTFSN, from the coding sequence ATGTCCAATCTGATGAGCCAGCAAGATTGCGACAAGATCAAAAAGAGGCTCTACAACAGGGTGGGGCCACATCCCGGCTGCAGCGATCCAGCAATGGCCTGGCCAAAGTCACTGGCCAACTGCCCCGAAATGGCCAAGCTGTCAATCAAACCAGAACCAATCACCGATGGACACGATCGCGGTCAGATGCTGACCATCGGTCTTCTGTTAGCCGATCAATTGGCCGAACCGAAGAAAGAAAATCCGATCTGGCCCTCGAGTGCGGAGGTCGAGAAGCGCCTCCGCTCGACTGGCATCTACAAGAACCGCTTGGTTGCCCCCCCTCCAGTCTTTGCCGCAGCCACTGAATGCGCTGGGGACCCAGGCGCCAACGATTGCCGCAATTGGAGGGCGACTGAGGACACATTCTCCAATTAG